The Equus przewalskii isolate Varuska chromosome 5, EquPr2, whole genome shotgun sequence genome window below encodes:
- the RAD52 gene encoding DNA repair protein RAD52 homolog isoform X2, producing the protein MREKTFIVLRGQPESTCLGLRKQFLDAVTAILLLLVAALYYALYQYTAEEYQAIQNALRQRLGPEYISSRMAGGGQKVCYIEGHRVINLANEMFGYNGWAHSITQQNVDFVDLNNGKFYVGVCAFVRVQLKDGSYHEDVGYGVSEGLKSKALSLEKARKEAVTDGLKRALRSFGNALGNCILDKDYLRSLQKLPCQLPLEVDLTKAKRQDFEPSVEHARYSSYRQNKALGPPGPQEVTSPCRTNHSDDLHVVIRGDEDSRSRSLASAVERDATYQRKLRQKQLQQQFREQMEKQQQVQLPAPSVEKKDEAALPVPPLKHSTPVAAVSEPLTEDLLAALADNLEMWDMAPEAGDSVVKPLAKPEPPQTAATPVPKNQMVTRSRTPQSLCHENPRVKPGPWHLQAHNVNQHTTANSDSHKQNQDMKKRKLDPS; encoded by the exons atgagagaaaaaacttTCATTGTGTTAAG AGGTCAACCAGAATCAACATGTCTGGGACTGAGGAAGCAATTCTTGGACGCCGTGACAGCCATCCTTCTTCTGCTGGTGGCAGCTCTGTATTATGCTTTG TACCAGTACACAGCAGAAGAGTACCAGGCCATCCAGAATGCTctgaggcagaggctgggccCGGAATACATAAGTAGCCGCATGGCTGGAGGAGGCCAGAAG gtgtgTTACATTGAGGGTCACAGGGTAATTAATCTAGCCAATGAGATGTTTGGTTATAACGGCTGGGCGCACTCTATCACACAGCAGAATGTGG ATTTTGTTGACCTTAACAACGGCAAGTTCTACGTGGGAGTCTGTGCATTTGTGAGAGTCCAGCTGAAG GATGGCTCATATCATGAAGATGTGGGCTATGGTGTTAGTGAGGGCCTCAAGTCCAAAGCCTTGTCTttggagaaggcaaggaaggaGGCAGTGACAGATGGGCTGAAGCGAGCATTGAG AAGTTTTGGGAATGCACTTGGAAATTGTATTCTGGACAAAGACTATCTGAGGTCACTACAAAAGCTTCCATGCCAG TTGCCTCTTGAAGTGGATTTAACTAAAGCAAAGAGGCAAGATTTTGAACCATCTGTGGAACATGCGAGATACAGCAGCTACCGACAGAACAAGGCTCTGGGACCCCCAGGACCACAGGAGGTGACCTCCCCTTGCAGAACAAACCACTCAGATGATCTCCACGTTGTGATCCGGGGAGATGAAGACAGCAGATCCCG AAGCCTGGCCTCTGCTGTGGAGAGGGACGCCACATACCAGCGCAAGCTCCGGCAAAAACAGTTGCAGCAGCAGTTCCGGGAGCAAATGGAGAAACAGCAGCAAGTTCAGCTACCTGCTCCCTCAGTTGAAAAGAAGGATGAGG CGGCGCTGCCGGTGCCTCCTTTGAAGCACAGCACTCCTGTAGCTGCGGTTTCAGAGCCACTCACTGAGGACCTCCTTGCAG CCCTTGCAGACAATCTTGAAATGTGGGATATGGCTCCAGAAGCAGGGGACAGTGTTGTCAAGCCCTTGGCTAAACCAGAACCACCCCAAACTGCTGCCACACCAGTCCCGAAGAATCAGATGGTGACCCGAAGCAGGACCCCACAAAGCCTTTGCCATGAGAATCCACGAGTAAAACCTGGACCCTGGCACCTCCAAGCTCACAATGTTAACCAACACACAACAG cAAACTCTGATTCCCATAAGCAGAACCAGgacatgaagaaaaggaaactggatCCATCTTAA
- the RAD52 gene encoding DNA repair protein RAD52 homolog isoform X1: MNERKNFHCVKRSTRINMSGTEEAILGRRDSHPSSAGGSSVLCFGQYQYTAEEYQAIQNALRQRLGPEYISSRMAGGGQKVCYIEGHRVINLANEMFGYNGWAHSITQQNVDFVDLNNGKFYVGVCAFVRVQLKDGSYHEDVGYGVSEGLKSKALSLEKARKEAVTDGLKRALRSFGNALGNCILDKDYLRSLQKLPCQLPLEVDLTKAKRQDFEPSVEHARYSSYRQNKALGPPGPQEVTSPCRTNHSDDLHVVIRGDEDSRSRSLASAVERDATYQRKLRQKQLQQQFREQMEKQQQVQLPAPSVEKKDEAALPVPPLKHSTPVAAVSEPLTEDLLAALADNLEMWDMAPEAGDSVVKPLAKPEPPQTAATPVPKNQMVTRSRTPQSLCHENPRVKPGPWHLQAHNVNQHTTANSDSHKQNQDMKKRKLDPS; encoded by the exons atgaatgagagaaaaaacttTCATTGTGTTAAG AGGTCAACCAGAATCAACATGTCTGGGACTGAGGAAGCAATTCTTGGACGCCGTGACAGCCATCCTTCTTCTGCTGGTGGCAGCTCTGTATTATGCTTTGGTCAG TACCAGTACACAGCAGAAGAGTACCAGGCCATCCAGAATGCTctgaggcagaggctgggccCGGAATACATAAGTAGCCGCATGGCTGGAGGAGGCCAGAAG gtgtgTTACATTGAGGGTCACAGGGTAATTAATCTAGCCAATGAGATGTTTGGTTATAACGGCTGGGCGCACTCTATCACACAGCAGAATGTGG ATTTTGTTGACCTTAACAACGGCAAGTTCTACGTGGGAGTCTGTGCATTTGTGAGAGTCCAGCTGAAG GATGGCTCATATCATGAAGATGTGGGCTATGGTGTTAGTGAGGGCCTCAAGTCCAAAGCCTTGTCTttggagaaggcaaggaaggaGGCAGTGACAGATGGGCTGAAGCGAGCATTGAG AAGTTTTGGGAATGCACTTGGAAATTGTATTCTGGACAAAGACTATCTGAGGTCACTACAAAAGCTTCCATGCCAG TTGCCTCTTGAAGTGGATTTAACTAAAGCAAAGAGGCAAGATTTTGAACCATCTGTGGAACATGCGAGATACAGCAGCTACCGACAGAACAAGGCTCTGGGACCCCCAGGACCACAGGAGGTGACCTCCCCTTGCAGAACAAACCACTCAGATGATCTCCACGTTGTGATCCGGGGAGATGAAGACAGCAGATCCCG AAGCCTGGCCTCTGCTGTGGAGAGGGACGCCACATACCAGCGCAAGCTCCGGCAAAAACAGTTGCAGCAGCAGTTCCGGGAGCAAATGGAGAAACAGCAGCAAGTTCAGCTACCTGCTCCCTCAGTTGAAAAGAAGGATGAGG CGGCGCTGCCGGTGCCTCCTTTGAAGCACAGCACTCCTGTAGCTGCGGTTTCAGAGCCACTCACTGAGGACCTCCTTGCAG CCCTTGCAGACAATCTTGAAATGTGGGATATGGCTCCAGAAGCAGGGGACAGTGTTGTCAAGCCCTTGGCTAAACCAGAACCACCCCAAACTGCTGCCACACCAGTCCCGAAGAATCAGATGGTGACCCGAAGCAGGACCCCACAAAGCCTTTGCCATGAGAATCCACGAGTAAAACCTGGACCCTGGCACCTCCAAGCTCACAATGTTAACCAACACACAACAG cAAACTCTGATTCCCATAAGCAGAACCAGgacatgaagaaaaggaaactggatCCATCTTAA
- the RAD52 gene encoding DNA repair protein RAD52 homolog isoform X3 has translation MSGTEEAILGRRDSHPSSAGGSSVLCFGQYQYTAEEYQAIQNALRQRLGPEYISSRMAGGGQKVCYIEGHRVINLANEMFGYNGWAHSITQQNVDFVDLNNGKFYVGVCAFVRVQLKDGSYHEDVGYGVSEGLKSKALSLEKARKEAVTDGLKRALRSFGNALGNCILDKDYLRSLQKLPCQLPLEVDLTKAKRQDFEPSVEHARYSSYRQNKALGPPGPQEVTSPCRTNHSDDLHVVIRGDEDSRSRSLASAVERDATYQRKLRQKQLQQQFREQMEKQQQVQLPAPSVEKKDEAALPVPPLKHSTPVAAVSEPLTEDLLAALADNLEMWDMAPEAGDSVVKPLAKPEPPQTAATPVPKNQMVTRSRTPQSLCHENPRVKPGPWHLQAHNVNQHTTANSDSHKQNQDMKKRKLDPS, from the exons ATGTCTGGGACTGAGGAAGCAATTCTTGGACGCCGTGACAGCCATCCTTCTTCTGCTGGTGGCAGCTCTGTATTATGCTTTGGTCAG TACCAGTACACAGCAGAAGAGTACCAGGCCATCCAGAATGCTctgaggcagaggctgggccCGGAATACATAAGTAGCCGCATGGCTGGAGGAGGCCAGAAG gtgtgTTACATTGAGGGTCACAGGGTAATTAATCTAGCCAATGAGATGTTTGGTTATAACGGCTGGGCGCACTCTATCACACAGCAGAATGTGG ATTTTGTTGACCTTAACAACGGCAAGTTCTACGTGGGAGTCTGTGCATTTGTGAGAGTCCAGCTGAAG GATGGCTCATATCATGAAGATGTGGGCTATGGTGTTAGTGAGGGCCTCAAGTCCAAAGCCTTGTCTttggagaaggcaaggaaggaGGCAGTGACAGATGGGCTGAAGCGAGCATTGAG AAGTTTTGGGAATGCACTTGGAAATTGTATTCTGGACAAAGACTATCTGAGGTCACTACAAAAGCTTCCATGCCAG TTGCCTCTTGAAGTGGATTTAACTAAAGCAAAGAGGCAAGATTTTGAACCATCTGTGGAACATGCGAGATACAGCAGCTACCGACAGAACAAGGCTCTGGGACCCCCAGGACCACAGGAGGTGACCTCCCCTTGCAGAACAAACCACTCAGATGATCTCCACGTTGTGATCCGGGGAGATGAAGACAGCAGATCCCG AAGCCTGGCCTCTGCTGTGGAGAGGGACGCCACATACCAGCGCAAGCTCCGGCAAAAACAGTTGCAGCAGCAGTTCCGGGAGCAAATGGAGAAACAGCAGCAAGTTCAGCTACCTGCTCCCTCAGTTGAAAAGAAGGATGAGG CGGCGCTGCCGGTGCCTCCTTTGAAGCACAGCACTCCTGTAGCTGCGGTTTCAGAGCCACTCACTGAGGACCTCCTTGCAG CCCTTGCAGACAATCTTGAAATGTGGGATATGGCTCCAGAAGCAGGGGACAGTGTTGTCAAGCCCTTGGCTAAACCAGAACCACCCCAAACTGCTGCCACACCAGTCCCGAAGAATCAGATGGTGACCCGAAGCAGGACCCCACAAAGCCTTTGCCATGAGAATCCACGAGTAAAACCTGGACCCTGGCACCTCCAAGCTCACAATGTTAACCAACACACAACAG cAAACTCTGATTCCCATAAGCAGAACCAGgacatgaagaaaaggaaactggatCCATCTTAA
- the RAD52 gene encoding DNA repair protein RAD52 homolog isoform X4, with protein sequence MAGGGQKVCYIEGHRVINLANEMFGYNGWAHSITQQNVDFVDLNNGKFYVGVCAFVRVQLKDGSYHEDVGYGVSEGLKSKALSLEKARKEAVTDGLKRALRSFGNALGNCILDKDYLRSLQKLPCQLPLEVDLTKAKRQDFEPSVEHARYSSYRQNKALGPPGPQEVTSPCRTNHSDDLHVVIRGDEDSRSRSLASAVERDATYQRKLRQKQLQQQFREQMEKQQQVQLPAPSVEKKDEAALPVPPLKHSTPVAAVSEPLTEDLLAALADNLEMWDMAPEAGDSVVKPLAKPEPPQTAATPVPKNQMVTRSRTPQSLCHENPRVKPGPWHLQAHNVNQHTTANSDSHKQNQDMKKRKLDPS encoded by the exons ATGGCTGGAGGAGGCCAGAAG gtgtgTTACATTGAGGGTCACAGGGTAATTAATCTAGCCAATGAGATGTTTGGTTATAACGGCTGGGCGCACTCTATCACACAGCAGAATGTGG ATTTTGTTGACCTTAACAACGGCAAGTTCTACGTGGGAGTCTGTGCATTTGTGAGAGTCCAGCTGAAG GATGGCTCATATCATGAAGATGTGGGCTATGGTGTTAGTGAGGGCCTCAAGTCCAAAGCCTTGTCTttggagaaggcaaggaaggaGGCAGTGACAGATGGGCTGAAGCGAGCATTGAG AAGTTTTGGGAATGCACTTGGAAATTGTATTCTGGACAAAGACTATCTGAGGTCACTACAAAAGCTTCCATGCCAG TTGCCTCTTGAAGTGGATTTAACTAAAGCAAAGAGGCAAGATTTTGAACCATCTGTGGAACATGCGAGATACAGCAGCTACCGACAGAACAAGGCTCTGGGACCCCCAGGACCACAGGAGGTGACCTCCCCTTGCAGAACAAACCACTCAGATGATCTCCACGTTGTGATCCGGGGAGATGAAGACAGCAGATCCCG AAGCCTGGCCTCTGCTGTGGAGAGGGACGCCACATACCAGCGCAAGCTCCGGCAAAAACAGTTGCAGCAGCAGTTCCGGGAGCAAATGGAGAAACAGCAGCAAGTTCAGCTACCTGCTCCCTCAGTTGAAAAGAAGGATGAGG CGGCGCTGCCGGTGCCTCCTTTGAAGCACAGCACTCCTGTAGCTGCGGTTTCAGAGCCACTCACTGAGGACCTCCTTGCAG CCCTTGCAGACAATCTTGAAATGTGGGATATGGCTCCAGAAGCAGGGGACAGTGTTGTCAAGCCCTTGGCTAAACCAGAACCACCCCAAACTGCTGCCACACCAGTCCCGAAGAATCAGATGGTGACCCGAAGCAGGACCCCACAAAGCCTTTGCCATGAGAATCCACGAGTAAAACCTGGACCCTGGCACCTCCAAGCTCACAATGTTAACCAACACACAACAG cAAACTCTGATTCCCATAAGCAGAACCAGgacatgaagaaaaggaaactggatCCATCTTAA